The proteins below are encoded in one region of Thermosulfurimonas marina:
- a CDS encoding glycosyltransferase family 2 protein has protein sequence MNRSFPKVYIIVLNYNGWADTIECLESVLRNDYPNYQVIVVDNNSPNNSMEYIKAWVEGKLDVWVNPNHPLRYLSFPPVKKPIPYVYYNREEAEKGGNPELEESLMDKIPEGITTRYPLIFIQSGENLGFAGGNNVAIRYLLKKEVDLENTLIWLLNPDMVVEKQSICKIIEFEKNLKNNKNIFGTIIKDYNNINVLLLFGGWKILPFVGTVKPVKSSKEINKISFISGGSLITYLHTFKEIGLLPEDYFLYWEEADWCTYATKKGYKFLVIKDVTVYDKGGTSIGRNSQKAVYFYTRGMLMYSRKYHSKIEMVSIILIRFVRLIKAIVQRDKNYILGCLKAFKYLWVKK, from the coding sequence ATGAATAGAAGTTTTCCTAAAGTTTACATAATAGTTCTTAATTACAACGGCTGGGCGGATACGATTGAGTGTTTGGAGAGTGTATTAAGAAATGATTATCCTAATTATCAGGTTATAGTGGTGGATAATAACTCACCAAACAACTCTATGGAATACATAAAAGCATGGGTTGAAGGTAAGCTTGATGTGTGGGTTAATCCTAACCATCCTTTAAGATATCTTTCTTTTCCACCTGTTAAAAAGCCAATTCCTTATGTTTACTACAACCGTGAAGAAGCAGAAAAGGGAGGAAATCCTGAGCTTGAAGAAAGTTTGATGGATAAAATCCCAGAAGGAATTACTACCAGATACCCTCTTATTTTTATTCAATCAGGAGAAAATTTAGGCTTTGCCGGTGGAAATAATGTGGCTATAAGGTATCTTTTAAAAAAAGAAGTCGATTTGGAAAATACATTAATATGGTTATTAAATCCTGATATGGTAGTTGAAAAACAATCTATTTGCAAAATTATTGAGTTTGAAAAAAACTTAAAAAATAATAAAAACATTTTTGGAACAATCATAAAAGATTATAATAATATAAATGTACTCTTACTATTTGGTGGATGGAAAATATTGCCATTTGTGGGTACAGTTAAACCTGTAAAAAGTTCGAAAGAAATTAATAAAATTTCATTTATTTCTGGAGGGAGTTTAATAACTTATTTACATACTTTCAAAGAGATAGGATTACTTCCAGAAGATTATTTTTTATATTGGGAAGAAGCTGATTGGTGCACATACGCAACTAAAAAAGGATATAAATTTTTAGTTATCAAGGATGTAACCGTTTATGATAAAGGAGGGACATCTATCGGAAGAAATAGTCAAAAAGCAGTATATTTCTATACGAGAGGAATGTTAATGTATTCGAGAAAATACCATAGTAAAATAGAAATGGTATCTATTATTTTAATACGATTTGTCAGGCTTATTAAGGCGATTGTGCAAAGGGATAAAAATTATATTTTGGGATGTTTAAAGGCTTTTAAGTATTTATGGGTCAAAAAATGA
- the lhgO gene encoding L-2-hydroxyglutarate oxidase — protein sequence MIVICGGGILGLSIARKLLEKGADEITIIEKEKDLGVHASGRNSGVLHAGIYYTPDSLKARFCLKGNLLMREYCKEKGIPILETGKVIVTKSESEIQVLKELYNRALRNGARVELVDESGVKEIEPYARTVELALYSPLTAVVNPIKILEAIEKELTESGKVKILKGVKFEKLKSSKEILTNRGSLRFETFINCGGAYADRIAHEFGVGLKYRIIPFKGTYKKLKKEKRYLVRGNIYPVPDIRNPFLGVHFTKSYNGDVYIGPTAIPALGRENYGLLRDIDREALKILWQDAYLFFVNEKFRNVALTEPRKYLDRFFFKDIEPMVEGLSIEDIEPSDKVGIRPQLVDWEKKELVMDFLVIKEGNSVHILNAISPAFTSAFAFSEYVVNNYILQEVRRNAL from the coding sequence ATGATAGTTATATGTGGTGGCGGTATTTTAGGGCTTTCCATTGCTAGAAAACTATTAGAAAAAGGGGCGGATGAGATAACAATTATAGAGAAAGAGAAGGATTTAGGGGTCCACGCCTCAGGCAGGAACAGCGGGGTCTTACACGCAGGCATATATTACACTCCCGACAGCCTTAAAGCCAGGTTCTGTTTAAAGGGCAATCTCCTGATGAGGGAATACTGTAAGGAAAAAGGAATACCCATACTGGAAACGGGTAAAGTTATAGTAACGAAAAGTGAGAGTGAGATACAGGTATTAAAGGAGCTTTATAACAGAGCTCTGAGGAACGGAGCCAGAGTTGAACTCGTGGATGAGAGTGGGGTTAAAGAGATAGAACCTTATGCAAGAACCGTTGAGCTTGCACTGTACTCTCCACTGACAGCTGTTGTAAATCCCATAAAAATACTGGAGGCTATTGAAAAGGAACTTACGGAAAGTGGGAAGGTTAAAATCCTTAAAGGAGTTAAGTTTGAAAAGTTAAAGAGCTCTAAGGAAATCCTGACAAACAGAGGAAGTTTAAGGTTTGAAACTTTTATAAATTGCGGGGGAGCTTACGCTGATAGAATAGCTCATGAATTTGGGGTCGGATTAAAGTACAGGATAATTCCCTTCAAGGGGACTTATAAAAAGCTAAAGAAGGAAAAAAGATATCTGGTAAGGGGAAACATATATCCCGTGCCCGACATAAGAAACCCGTTTTTGGGAGTTCACTTTACTAAAAGCTATAATGGGGATGTTTACATCGGTCCAACTGCAATACCGGCCTTAGGGAGGGAAAACTACGGTCTTCTGAGGGATATAGACAGAGAAGCTCTGAAGATTTTGTGGCAGGATGCCTACCTCTTCTTCGTAAACGAAAAATTCAGGAACGTTGCTTTAACAGAACCTAGGAAGTATCTGGACAGATTCTTCTTCAAAGACATAGAACCTATGGTTGAGGGGCTCTCTATAGAAGATATTGAACCCTCCGACAAGGTGGGTATAAGACCACAACTTGTGGACTGGGAAAAGAAGGAGCTCGTTATGGACTTCCTTGTTATAAAGGAAGGAAATAGCGTTCACATATTGAATGCCATATCGCCGGCCTTCACAAGCGCCTTTGCCTTTTCCGAATATGTTGTAAATAACTATATCTTGCAGGAGGTAAGAAGGAATGCCCTTTGA
- a CDS encoding NAD-dependent epimerase/dehydratase family protein: MRVLVTGAGGYIGSVLVPMLLEKGYNVLALDRFFFGRDRLPPESENLRILEEDIRFFEKEILKDVYAVIDLAALSNDPSGELDPVKTWSINYLGRFRVATLAKLMGVKRYILPSSCSVYGFQDEVVDETSPTNPLTTYAKANLKAERDILNLADDKFTVVILRQATVYGLSPRMRFDLAINGMVRGFFKNGRIPILRDGTQWRPFVHVKDTSRAMLLALESPKEKVNREVFNVGSDEQNYQIFDLAKRVAQAIGIPFEYEWYGLPDHRSYRVSFKKIREVLGFKPDYNAERGAVEIWEALKSGSLDPDDPTTITVEWYKKLIQKGVMV; this comes from the coding sequence ATGAGAGTGCTTGTAACGGGTGCAGGAGGTTATATCGGAAGTGTCCTTGTCCCCATGCTCCTTGAGAAAGGCTACAATGTGCTAGCTCTTGATAGGTTCTTCTTCGGAAGAGACAGGTTACCTCCTGAAAGTGAAAATCTGAGAATCCTTGAGGAGGATATAAGGTTCTTTGAAAAAGAAATATTGAAGGATGTTTATGCGGTGATAGACCTGGCAGCCCTATCCAACGATCCTTCGGGTGAACTGGACCCGGTAAAAACATGGTCAATAAATTACCTTGGTAGATTTAGAGTTGCTACACTGGCAAAACTCATGGGCGTGAAGAGATATATACTTCCTTCTTCGTGCAGTGTTTACGGCTTTCAAGATGAAGTCGTGGATGAGACATCACCGACAAATCCTTTAACTACATACGCTAAAGCTAACCTTAAAGCGGAGAGAGACATACTCAATCTTGCGGACGATAAATTTACCGTTGTTATACTCAGGCAGGCTACGGTTTATGGTTTATCCCCGAGGATGAGGTTTGACCTCGCCATAAACGGTATGGTTAGAGGATTCTTTAAAAATGGAAGAATTCCGATTCTTAGGGATGGAACCCAATGGAGACCCTTCGTACATGTAAAGGATACTTCAAGGGCAATGTTATTGGCCCTGGAATCTCCCAAAGAAAAAGTGAACAGAGAAGTTTTTAATGTTGGTTCTGATGAGCAAAACTATCAGATATTTGACCTTGCAAAGAGGGTCGCACAGGCTATAGGGATACCCTTTGAGTACGAGTGGTACGGGTTGCCTGACCACAGGAGTTACAGGGTAAGCTTCAAAAAGATAAGGGAAGTGCTTGGCTTCAAACCGGACTACAACGCAGAGAGGGGGGCCGTTGAGATATGGGAAGCTCTTAAATCCGGGAGCCTTGATCCGGATGACCCGACGACCATAACCGTTGAGTGGTACAAGAAACTTATACAGAAAGGTGTTATGGTATGA
- a CDS encoding glycosyltransferase has translation MIKKKILLISHSLNSSGAPKALLELIKNKPSYIDSEVCLLGLRFNDLKKEFAKYINNMKIITPYPSKNSFVDLAQRIMAIPKIIYYLIYIKPNLIVINSAANSRALIVSSLLKRIFNYKIILYVHEYEETFRAFKFLRKKTICLADKILVVNNDQEKWIKDKLGCNKNIFVIPNGINFEEIAYLIKENPEDRFLQFINKYNFIVSNVGILTKIKGFDLFLDIIKNFKGQDDIAFVIIGDFLYDKDRYEFISKLKQEGLDDRVYITGVTKNIFKYLKYSNCVTITSRSETFSRVALESMSIGIPVIAFNIKGLRETLPSNYPYLASPFNTNEFVNLVLEIYNLSEKDRRHLKEMLKAHSIKFDIKKISNLFWKIIKEEL, from the coding sequence ATGATTAAAAAGAAAATTCTACTTATTAGCCATTCTTTAAATTCTTCAGGTGCTCCAAAAGCTTTATTAGAATTAATAAAGAATAAACCCAGTTATATTGATTCTGAAGTTTGTTTATTAGGGTTAAGGTTCAACGATTTAAAGAAAGAATTTGCAAAATATATAAATAATATGAAAATAATTACACCTTATCCGAGTAAAAACTCATTTGTGGATTTGGCTCAAAGAATTATGGCAATTCCTAAAATAATTTATTATTTAATATATATAAAACCGAATCTTATTGTTATAAATAGTGCAGCAAATAGCAGGGCTTTAATTGTTTCAAGCCTTTTAAAAAGAATCTTTAACTATAAGATTATTCTTTATGTCCACGAGTATGAAGAAACGTTTAGAGCATTTAAATTTCTCAGGAAGAAAACTATATGCTTAGCAGACAAAATATTAGTAGTTAACAATGACCAAGAAAAATGGATTAAGGATAAATTAGGTTGTAATAAAAATATTTTTGTTATTCCAAATGGAATTAATTTTGAGGAAATCGCTTATTTAATCAAGGAAAATCCAGAAGATAGATTTCTCCAATTTATAAATAAATACAACTTTATTGTTTCAAATGTAGGGATTCTAACTAAAATAAAGGGATTTGATTTGTTTTTAGATATAATAAAAAATTTTAAAGGACAAGATGATATAGCATTTGTAATTATAGGTGATTTTTTATATGATAAAGATAGATATGAATTTATTTCCAAACTTAAGCAAGAAGGATTAGATGATAGAGTATATATAACAGGTGTTACTAAAAATATTTTTAAATATTTGAAATACTCAAATTGTGTAACGATAACATCACGTTCAGAAACATTTTCTCGTGTAGCTTTGGAATCAATGTCTATTGGAATTCCAGTAATTGCTTTTAATATTAAAGGATTAAGAGAAACTTTACCTTCTAATTATCCATATCTTGCTTCTCCTTTTAATACAAATGAGTTTGTTAATTTAGTATTGGAAATCTATAATTTATCTGAAAAAGATAGAAGACATTTAAAAGAAATGCTAAAAGCACACAGCATTAAGTTTGATATAAAAAAAATATCTAATTTGTTTTGGAAGATTATAAAGGAGGAGCTTTAA
- a CDS encoding IS1634 family transposase has translation MYIRTKTFKNKDGSTRTYLYIVEGKRVNGKVRQRIVANLGRLKKLQEGELDKLIEGLAKFSRRQWIEAQARSIQAQWAKDFGPALIFRRLWEDLKLSSILKELLAGTEIAIDVEEAVFAMVLNRLCDPASKLGVSRWKETVYRPEFERLKLHHFYRALDFLADHKEEIEEKLFERIRDLFHLELDLVFWDTASVYFEGRGAEGFCEYGFSKDHRPDRVQVILGFLMTREGIPIAHEVFPGATADVETFRVVLKDLQNRFRIRRVILVADRGMVSREVKGNLKVKEVWHEGRRYLICFNPEEAERERLSREEMVGKLEEKLRAGGLKGLIGNRGYRRYLKVEGSSAVVDREVLEEEARYDGKYVLETNAGLSVEEAALAYRGLWQVERAFREMKSGLDLRPVYHWTEKRIRGHIMVCFLAFVLEVVLMRRLREVGYEGSYQEVMTDLERLKAVEVTVDGRNYLVRTELEGKAYEVFKAVGIRVPGRVLEVGGEDVVECGGSMPGNR, from the coding sequence ATGTATATCCGAACCAAAACCTTCAAAAACAAGGACGGGTCCACTAGAACCTACCTCTATATTGTGGAGGGCAAGCGGGTCAACGGAAAGGTACGCCAGAGGATCGTGGCCAACCTGGGGCGCCTGAAAAAACTCCAAGAGGGAGAACTGGATAAGCTGATAGAGGGGCTGGCCAAGTTTTCCCGGAGACAATGGATAGAAGCTCAGGCTCGAAGCATTCAGGCCCAATGGGCCAAGGACTTTGGTCCGGCTTTGATTTTCAGAAGACTTTGGGAAGATCTTAAGCTTAGTAGCATACTGAAGGAGCTTCTTGCCGGAACGGAGATTGCCATAGATGTGGAGGAAGCGGTTTTTGCCATGGTTTTGAACCGGCTCTGTGATCCGGCCTCAAAACTCGGGGTCAGCCGATGGAAGGAGACAGTCTATCGGCCGGAGTTTGAAAGGCTTAAGCTACACCATTTCTACCGGGCTCTTGATTTTCTGGCCGATCATAAGGAGGAAATAGAGGAGAAGCTTTTTGAGAGGATAAGGGATCTATTTCATTTGGAGCTTGATTTGGTGTTTTGGGACACGGCGAGCGTGTATTTTGAGGGGAGAGGGGCGGAGGGGTTTTGCGAGTATGGATTTTCGAAGGATCATCGTCCGGACAGGGTGCAGGTGATATTGGGGTTTCTTATGACGCGGGAGGGGATACCGATAGCCCACGAGGTATTTCCGGGGGCTACGGCGGACGTAGAGACCTTTCGGGTGGTGCTAAAAGACTTACAGAATCGGTTCAGGATAAGGCGGGTCATTCTTGTGGCGGACCGGGGGATGGTGAGTCGGGAGGTGAAGGGTAACCTTAAGGTGAAGGAAGTCTGGCATGAGGGGAGGCGTTATCTGATTTGTTTCAATCCGGAGGAGGCGGAGAGGGAGAGGCTTTCCCGTGAGGAGATGGTAGGGAAGCTTGAGGAGAAGCTCAGGGCCGGGGGTCTTAAGGGGCTTATAGGAAACCGGGGTTATCGTCGGTATTTGAAGGTGGAGGGGAGTTCGGCGGTTGTTGATCGGGAGGTTTTGGAGGAGGAGGCTAGATATGATGGGAAGTATGTGCTTGAGACGAATGCGGGGTTAAGTGTGGAGGAGGCGGCTTTGGCGTATAGGGGACTTTGGCAGGTAGAGAGGGCCTTTCGGGAGATGAAAAGCGGTCTGGATCTTAGGCCGGTGTATCACTGGACGGAGAAGCGGATTCGGGGGCACATCATGGTATGTTTTTTGGCCTTTGTGCTGGAGGTGGTGCTGATGAGGAGGCTGAGGGAGGTTGGCTACGAGGGAAGTTATCAGGAGGTGATGACGGATCTTGAGCGGCTTAAGGCGGTGGAGGTTACGGTGGATGGGAGGAATTACTTGGTGAGGACGGAACTTGAGGGGAAGGCCTATGAGGTATTCAAGGCGGTGGGGATAAGGGTACCAGGGAGGGTTCTTGAGGTGGGAGGAGAGGATGTTGTGGAATGCGGGGGTAGTATGCCCGGAAACCGTTGA
- a CDS encoding glycosyltransferase family 2 protein: protein MLNISVVLYNTPENMLKKCLNSVITSNLVHKIFLIDNSPKNILSKFKNHDNRIEYIFNGKNLGFGKAHNIALRKSIEEKVPYHLVLNPDVYFEKGVLEELYKFMEENTDVGLVMPKVLYPDGKIQYLCKLLPTPFDLFGRRFLNFPPFKKYIEKRNEIYELRFTGYNKMMVVSHLSGCFMFIRTQVLEKVGLFDERFFMYLEDTDLSRRIYKFSKTVYYPHVYIYHEFGKGSYKNWKLLTYHIKSAIYYFNKWGWFFDKERKEINKKTLEKLGIGG from the coding sequence GTGTTAAATATATCTGTTGTCTTATACAATACACCTGAAAATATGTTAAAAAAATGTCTTAACAGTGTTATTACAAGCAATTTGGTACACAAAATATTTCTAATAGATAATTCACCCAAAAACATTTTATCAAAATTTAAAAATCATGATAATAGAATAGAATATATTTTTAATGGGAAAAATTTGGGTTTTGGAAAAGCTCACAATATAGCTTTAAGAAAATCCATAGAGGAGAAAGTACCTTATCATCTTGTATTAAATCCGGATGTATATTTTGAAAAAGGCGTATTAGAAGAGCTTTATAAATTTATGGAAGAAAATACAGATGTTGGTCTTGTTATGCCAAAAGTGTTATATCCCGATGGAAAAATCCAATATCTTTGTAAACTCTTGCCAACTCCTTTTGATTTATTTGGAAGAAGATTCTTAAACTTTCCACCATTTAAAAAATATATAGAAAAAAGGAATGAAATCTATGAGCTTAGATTTACCGGATATAACAAAATGATGGTAGTCTCTCACCTTTCTGGGTGTTTTATGTTTATAAGAACTCAAGTTTTAGAAAAAGTTGGTTTGTTTGATGAAAGATTTTTTATGTATTTGGAAGATACGGATTTATCAAGAAGAATTTATAAATTTTCTAAAACTGTATATTATCCACATGTTTATATATATCATGAGTTTGGAAAAGGTTCATACAAGAATTGGAAATTGTTAACTTATCACATAAAATCAGCTATTTATTATTTTAACAAATGGGGCTGGTTTTTTGATAAAGAAAGAAAAGAAATAAATAAAAAAACTTTAGAAAAGCTCGGTATAGGAGGCTAA
- the rfbA gene encoding glucose-1-phosphate thymidylyltransferase RfbA, giving the protein MKSIILAGGSGTRLYPVTKVVNKHLLPIYNKPMIYYPLSLVMLLRIREVLLVVNPQDLESFKKLLGDGSQLGMSIEYAIQEKPRGLAEGLILGEKFINGDKVFYLLGDNIFFGHDLPKIMKEAMKEVQERGGAYVFGYYVKDPERFGVVEFDEKGNVISLEEKPKKPRSNYAVVGAYFYDEEVVEIAKRVKPSKRGELEITSVNEEYLKRGKLRVKILGRGFAWFDAGTHDSFLEAGEFVETIEKKTGLMIGCIEEIAYRNGWIDREQLIKLAKTMSKTEYGKYLMRIAEE; this is encoded by the coding sequence ATGAAATCAATCATCCTTGCAGGAGGTAGTGGAACAAGGTTATATCCCGTTACGAAAGTGGTTAATAAGCATCTTCTTCCCATTTACAACAAGCCGATGATTTACTATCCCCTTTCTCTTGTTATGCTGCTCAGGATAAGGGAGGTTCTTCTGGTCGTGAATCCTCAGGACTTAGAAAGTTTTAAAAAACTACTCGGTGATGGGAGCCAGCTGGGTATGAGTATAGAATACGCTATTCAGGAAAAGCCGAGGGGGCTTGCGGAAGGCCTCATACTGGGGGAGAAGTTTATAAACGGCGATAAAGTTTTCTACCTTCTAGGGGACAATATATTTTTCGGTCATGATCTTCCGAAGATAATGAAGGAGGCTATGAAGGAGGTACAGGAGAGGGGAGGAGCTTACGTTTTTGGATACTACGTAAAGGACCCGGAGAGGTTCGGTGTTGTGGAGTTTGATGAAAAGGGAAACGTTATCTCCCTTGAGGAAAAACCAAAAAAACCGAGGTCCAATTATGCCGTTGTGGGGGCTTACTTTTACGACGAGGAGGTGGTAGAAATAGCAAAGAGGGTAAAACCCTCAAAGAGGGGAGAGCTGGAGATAACCTCGGTAAATGAGGAGTATCTGAAGAGAGGGAAGCTGAGGGTTAAAATACTCGGCAGGGGTTTTGCCTGGTTCGATGCAGGAACGCACGACAGCTTTCTTGAAGCGGGAGAGTTTGTGGAGACCATAGAGAAGAAAACGGGCTTGATGATAGGGTGTATAGAGGAGATAGCCTACAGGAACGGATGGATTGATAGGGAGCAGTTAATAAAGCTTGCAAAGACCATGAGCAAGACTGAGTATGGAAAGTATCTTATGAGGATTGCAGAGGAATGA
- the serS gene encoding serine--tRNA ligase, producing MLDIRLIREKPEWVKARLATRGGEYPLERLLELDAERRRLVAEVDGLRHERKTLSEEIGRAKRERREVPDLVARVKEVGERLKALEERLREVTSEVEALLLEIPNLPHESVPVGEDETQNQVVKRWGDLPQFDFEPKPHWEIGTALGILDFERAAKITGSRFVVYRGAGALLERALINFMLDLHVRKHGYQEVLPPFIVNEATMIGTGQLPKFKEDLFKLEGWNYYLIPTAEVPVTNLHREEILPEEVLPLYYTAYTPCFRSEAGAHGRDTRGIIRQHQFNKVELVKITTPETSYEELESLLLDAEEVLQLLGLPYRVVLLCTGDLGFAAAKTYDIEVWAPGQGRFVEISSCSNCEDFQARRANIRYRPKGGGKPRFVHTLNGSGVAVGRTVMAILENYQQADGSVLIPEVLRPYMGGLERIEPLDSLRSS from the coding sequence ATGCTCGATATTCGGCTCATTCGGGAAAAGCCCGAGTGGGTAAAGGCCCGGCTGGCCACCCGCGGGGGAGAGTATCCTCTGGAGCGCCTGCTGGAGCTTGATGCCGAAAGGCGGCGTCTGGTGGCCGAGGTGGACGGATTGCGTCACGAAAGGAAGACCCTTTCGGAGGAGATCGGGCGGGCCAAGCGCGAGCGACGCGAGGTGCCGGACCTGGTGGCCCGGGTCAAAGAGGTGGGCGAAAGGCTTAAAGCCCTCGAGGAAAGGCTCCGGGAGGTGACCTCCGAGGTAGAGGCCCTGCTTCTAGAGATCCCCAATCTCCCGCACGAAAGTGTGCCCGTGGGGGAGGACGAAACCCAGAATCAGGTAGTCAAACGCTGGGGGGATCTTCCGCAATTTGATTTTGAACCCAAGCCCCACTGGGAGATCGGAACCGCCCTGGGGATCTTGGATTTTGAGAGGGCGGCCAAGATTACCGGTTCACGTTTTGTGGTCTATCGGGGGGCCGGGGCCTTACTCGAACGGGCGCTAATCAATTTTATGTTGGATCTCCACGTGAGAAAACACGGCTACCAGGAGGTCCTCCCCCCTTTCATTGTGAACGAGGCCACCATGATCGGAACCGGCCAGCTTCCCAAATTTAAGGAGGACCTTTTCAAGCTCGAGGGCTGGAATTATTACCTCATTCCCACGGCCGAGGTTCCGGTGACCAACCTTCACCGAGAGGAGATCCTGCCCGAGGAGGTTCTTCCCCTTTATTACACCGCTTACACCCCCTGTTTTCGCTCCGAGGCCGGGGCCCACGGACGGGACACCCGGGGGATCATCCGCCAGCACCAATTCAACAAGGTGGAGTTGGTGAAGATCACCACCCCGGAGACCTCTTACGAAGAGTTGGAAAGTCTCCTTTTGGACGCCGAGGAGGTGCTTCAACTCCTGGGTCTTCCCTACCGGGTGGTCCTTCTCTGTACCGGAGATTTAGGCTTTGCCGCGGCCAAAACCTACGATATCGAGGTCTGGGCCCCGGGGCAGGGGCGTTTTGTAGAGATCTCTTCCTGTTCCAACTGTGAGGACTTCCAGGCCCGCCGGGCCAACATTCGCTATCGACCCAAGGGAGGGGGCAAGCCCCGCTTTGTGCACACCCTGAACGGCTCAGGGGTGGCGGTAGGCCGCACGGTGATGGCCATCCTCGAAAACTATCAGCAGGCCGACGGTTCGGTCCTTATTCCCGAGGTCTTGCGGCCCTACATGGGAGGGCTTGAGCGCATCGAGCCTCTTGACAGTCTGAGGAGCTCTTAA
- the rfbC gene encoding dTDP-4-dehydrorhamnose 3,5-epimerase translates to MPFEFKPLEIPDVILVKPKVFGDERGFFMETYKASEFKANRIPYDFVQDNHSRSQRGVLRGLHYQLRPMEQGKLVRCMRGRIWDVAVDIRKGSPWYGKWVAVELSEENKLMLWVPPGFAHGFVALEDGTEVIYKVTKEYAPELDRGIIWNDPDLGIEWPIEDPILSEKDRKQPRLRDAENNFVYGGEL, encoded by the coding sequence ATGCCCTTTGAGTTCAAGCCCCTTGAAATTCCAGACGTCATACTCGTTAAACCGAAGGTCTTTGGTGACGAGAGAGGCTTTTTTATGGAAACCTACAAAGCTTCAGAGTTCAAAGCCAACAGGATTCCGTACGATTTTGTCCAGGACAACCATTCAAGGTCCCAGAGGGGAGTCTTAAGAGGGCTCCATTACCAGCTGAGACCCATGGAGCAGGGAAAACTCGTCAGATGTATGAGGGGGAGGATATGGGACGTTGCTGTAGATATAAGAAAAGGCTCCCCCTGGTACGGGAAATGGGTAGCAGTAGAACTCTCTGAAGAGAACAAGCTTATGCTCTGGGTTCCTCCCGGGTTCGCCCACGGTTTTGTGGCTCTGGAAGACGGGACGGAGGTTATTTATAAAGTTACCAAGGAATATGCCCCGGAGCTGGACAGAGGAATTATATGGAACGACCCGGACCTCGGAATTGAGTGGCCCATAGAAGACCCCATCCTTTCCGAGAAGGATAGAAAACAGCCGAGGTTAAGGGATGCGGAGAACAATTTTGTCTATGGAGGTGAGTTATGA
- the rfbD gene encoding dTDP-4-dehydrorhamnose reductase translates to MKVVVIGASGQLGQDIVNAKPGLVKLVGLTHSDIEITDKDSVFSVLTSLEPDVIINTAAFHKTDLCEDEPEKAFFINAVGVKNLVEVCKSMDSILVHISTDYVFDGAKITEKEPYTEEDLPNPINIYGISKYAGELIVKNYLDKYYIVRVASLYGKAGASGKGGNFVYTILKKAKAGEPLRVVDDIFMSPTYTLDAAREIWKLILEERPFGTYHVTNLGYCSWYEFAKKILEYAGVDASIEPVKHTEFKTKAKRPLWSPLKSVKGIELRPWEEALKEFIGGVSTQLWKL, encoded by the coding sequence ATGAAGGTGGTTGTTATAGGAGCAAGTGGTCAGCTTGGACAGGACATAGTAAACGCTAAGCCAGGACTCGTCAAATTGGTGGGTTTAACACATTCAGATATTGAAATAACGGATAAAGATTCTGTATTTAGTGTATTAACTTCTCTTGAACCAGATGTTATTATAAACACAGCCGCTTTTCACAAGACGGACCTCTGTGAAGATGAGCCCGAAAAAGCCTTTTTTATTAACGCTGTAGGGGTGAAAAACCTTGTAGAAGTGTGTAAGAGCATGGATTCTATCCTTGTTCACATAAGTACAGACTACGTATTTGACGGAGCAAAGATAACAGAAAAAGAACCCTATACCGAGGAAGATTTACCTAATCCCATAAACATATACGGTATATCCAAATATGCAGGTGAGCTTATAGTTAAGAATTACCTTGATAAGTACTACATAGTTAGGGTTGCAAGCCTTTATGGGAAAGCAGGGGCAAGCGGAAAGGGGGGAAACTTCGTTTACACAATTCTTAAAAAAGCAAAAGCGGGAGAACCCTTGAGGGTAGTTGACGATATCTTTATGTCCCCAACTTATACCCTTGATGCGGCAAGGGAGATATGGAAATTGATTTTAGAGGAAAGACCTTTTGGCACCTATCACGTTACAAATTTAGGATACTGCTCCTGGTACGAATTTGCAAAAAAAATCCTTGAGTATGCGGGGGTTGACGCAAGCATAGAACCTGTCAAACATACGGAATTTAAAACAAAGGCTAAAAGACCCCTCTGGAGTCCGTTAAAAAGTGTAAAGGGTATTGAACTTAGACCTTGGGAAGAAGCTCTAAAGGAGTTTATAGGGGGAGTGTCCACCCAATTGTGGAAATTGTAA